Part of the Gramella sp. Hel_I_59 genome, AAACAAGCGTTGGGCGATACCAGGTTTCGGTTAGCCTGGAAGCTACAATCCCAATCACACCTTTGTGCCATTGCTCATCATAGACCACGGTTGTTAGTCGGTTTTCTTCCTGACGATCCAGGATTTGCTGTTTCGCTTCTTCTGTAATACTCTTATCTGCACTTCTCCGATCTGTGTTATAGGTCTCTATTTCTTCCGCATAAGTTGCAGAGATAGCTTCATCTTCTTCGGTAAGTAGATTTACCGCATGCAAACCATGTTTCATTCTTCCCGCAGCATTAATCCTTGGAGCTACGATAAATACAACATCTGTAATACTTACATTTTTACGTTCACCGAGCAAACTTTGAATCCCTTTTCGGGGGGCAACATTGATAACATGCAAACCATGATAAGCGAGAATCCTGTTTTCGCCGGTGATGGGAACAATATCTGCTCCAATGGCCGTAGCTACCAGATCGAGGTAGGGAAGTAAAGTCTCTTCAGGTTCATTGTTCTTAATAGTGATCGCCTGGATGAGTTTAAAACCAACACCGCAACCGCAGAGTTCGTCATAAGGATAATTACAATCACTCCTTTTTGGATCAAGTACCGCTGCAGCATCTGGAATTTCATTGCCTGGGCGGTGATGATCACAAATCACGAAATCAATTCCTTTTTTCTTTGCATAAGCTACTTTATCTATCGCTTTGATTCCGCAGTCTAAAGCAATAATAAGACTTACCTCATTATCTTCAGCATAATCGATTCCCTGGTAGGATACCCCATAACCTTCAGCATACCTGTCTGGAATATATGTGGTCACATTGGGATATCTGAATTTCAGAAAAGAAGACATTAGCGCGACACTGGTAGTTCCATCTACATCATAATCTCCATAGACCATGATATTTTCTCCAGCTTCCATCGCCTGTTCTATCCTGGCTACTGCCTTGTCCATATCCTTCATCAGGAAAGGATCATGCAAACCATCTAACTGTGGTCTGAAAAATCTCTTTGCTTCTTCAAAGGTGGTAATTCCTCGCTGAACCAATAATTTCGAAACTGCCAGTCCGGTTCCAAGCTTTTCGGCGAGTGCCTGTGCTGTGATAGGATCGGGTTTTGGCTTGAGAATCCAGCGCGTCTTCATAGTCGTTCAAATTTCAGCCGAAAGTAATAAAATTCTACTTCTAATCTAAGCGACTTATTCCCCTATTATTGACCGGATCTTTTGCTGAAGTGAGGGAACTATAACCGACTCAAATTCCGGATTTTTCATTCTCCAGAATCGGTTTACCGGGGAAGGATGCGGCAACGGCCAGTACTCTGGAAGGTATTGCTCATAATCATGAACTTTAGCCGTAAGATTATTCTTTTTTCCGAGGTAATAATTGGAAGCATACGCACCAATAAGGATCTTCAGCTTCACATTTTTTAAATATTGAAGCACCTCCTCATGCCATAAAGGAGCGCATTCTTTCCTGGGCGGTAGATCGCCGGTCTTTGCTTTCCCGGGATAACAGAAACCCATGGGTAGAATAGCGAAATTGTCGTGATCGTAAAAAGTATCATCATCAACTCCCAGCCATTCCCTTAACTTTTTACCACTTTGATCTTTCCAGGCTACACCAGATTCGTGCACCACTCTTCCTGGCGCCTGGCTGATAAGGATGATTTTGGATTTTGGTGTTGCTTCAATAATAGGTCTTGGCCCAAGTGGTAAATGTTCTTCACAAACCCTGCAGTCTCTTATGGTGGATAATAAGTCTTCCAAGATCAGGCTTTTCCTGCAACTACAACCACCAACTCTCCTTTTGGCGGATTTGCGGTATAATGTTCATGAACTTCAGGTATACTTCCACGAACGGTTTCTTCATGCATTTTAGTGATTTCACGGGAGACGGAAAGACGACGATCTTCACCAAAATATTCCTGAAAGTGGCCTAATGTCTTAAGTAGTTTATGTGGTGATTCGTAAAAAATCATCGTGCGGGTTTCTTCAGCAAGAATTTTAAGTCTGGTTTGTCTTCCTTTTTTCACCGGAAGAAATCCTTCAAATACAAATTTATCATTTGGAAGTCCGCTATTGACCAGCGCCGGAACAAAGGCCGTAGCCCCGGGAAGGCAATCCACTTCAATACCAGCTTCCACACAGGCCCGGGTTAATAAGAATCCAGGATCTGAAATTGCAGGAGTTCCCGCATCACTAATAAGTGCAATGGTCTCGCCGGCTTTAATTCTGGAAACAATATGATCCACTGTTTTATGCTCATTATGCATGTGGTGACTCTGCATGGGAGTTTGAACTTCCAGGTACTTCAGTAGTTTACCACTATTTCGGGTATCTTCAGCCAGAATAAGATCAACTTCCTTGAGAATACGGATTGCTCTCAAAGTGATATCCTCGAGATTCCCAATTGGCGTGGGAACCAGGTACAGTTTACCCATAATTATTTATTTCCCGAATTTGTTTTCTATATGAGCTCTAAAACGCTCTTCGTAAGCTTCTTTACCCTGCCAGTTGTTGTAATCTGGTTTCACAACCAGGTCTATGAATTTTGAAGCTTCTTCCAGGCTGGTAAAAGTATTGAGCTGAGATAGTACGCGGTTATAATCTGCAGTATCTCCTCCAAAAAGGTGTTTTATATAAGCAAGACGCTCATTAAGACCAATATTGATTCCTTTTTTCAGTCGATCGTTTAAGGATCTGGGCTTATCGCTGGCTGGAACATGTTTTACCGGTTCAAAGTCTGGCAAATTATCATAATCCACCCCTATATTTCTGAAATCTTTCTTCTCCTCAACTTGTTGTGAATAGGGTGCCGAATTAGAAACTTCTGGCGCATCGTTAATATGATTCATAAAAAGATCTACAGACTGACTTTCAGGTGGCATTTGCGCTACAATATCCTTGATCTTTTCAGTATTCGGTTCGGTGATAGCGTCTGAATCTTCATTGAATTCAGTTCCATCTGGATAAAATTCGTCGTATGCAGATAATTGTGCTGGAGGCTCAGGCAGATCTTTCACCTTAGGTTTCGGAGCAGCTACTTCTTCCTGTTTTGCTACTTCTTTTTCCTGAGGAACTTCTTCAGAAAGATGTTTTTCAGTAAAAGCCAGAACAGTCAGTTTTTCATAGAGATGCAAAGCATTTTCCTTGAGCTCCATCGTGTTGAAATTCCCTTTATTCTGAAGGATTTTTTCCGCGATCTCCGCCAGATCAGCCTCAATTTTCTTTTTCATCGGTTTAATTTTATATGTTTTCTATCGGTCAGAAGCAATTCGCAAATAATGATATTTATAGGTAGGCAAATTAGGTTACTACTCGTTTCATAACTTTCAAGATTCGCCCCTTCTCCGGGTTGTATTTT contains:
- the recJ gene encoding single-stranded-DNA-specific exonuclease RecJ is translated as MKTRWILKPKPDPITAQALAEKLGTGLAVSKLLVQRGITTFEEAKRFFRPQLDGLHDPFLMKDMDKAVARIEQAMEAGENIMVYGDYDVDGTTSVALMSSFLKFRYPNVTTYIPDRYAEGYGVSYQGIDYAEDNEVSLIIALDCGIKAIDKVAYAKKKGIDFVICDHHRPGNEIPDAAAVLDPKRSDCNYPYDELCGCGVGFKLIQAITIKNNEPEETLLPYLDLVATAIGADIVPITGENRILAYHGLHVINVAPRKGIQSLLGERKNVSITDVVFIVAPRINAAGRMKHGLHAVNLLTEEDEAISATYAEEIETYNTDRRSADKSITEEAKQQILDRQEENRLTTVVYDEQWHKGVIGIVASRLTETWYRPTLVFTKSGERLAASARSVKGFDVYEALEACSEHIEQFGGHKYAAGLTLLEAEYDNFKRKFEEVVSETIDRQLLTPEIGIDAELDLKDITPKFYRILKQFAPFGPGNMSPVFLTRNLTDTGFGKCVGADKTHLKCQVKQEGSNVKFDVIGFNLGEKLNLIEQGKKFDAVFSLDENTWNGNTTIQLRLKDIRESI
- a CDS encoding uracil-DNA glycosylase family protein, translated to MEDLLSTIRDCRVCEEHLPLGPRPIIEATPKSKIILISQAPGRVVHESGVAWKDQSGKKLREWLGVDDDTFYDHDNFAILPMGFCYPGKAKTGDLPPRKECAPLWHEEVLQYLKNVKLKILIGAYASNYYLGKKNNLTAKVHDYEQYLPEYWPLPHPSPVNRFWRMKNPEFESVIVPSLQQKIRSIIGE
- the rsmI gene encoding 16S rRNA (cytidine(1402)-2'-O)-methyltransferase; the encoded protein is MGKLYLVPTPIGNLEDITLRAIRILKEVDLILAEDTRNSGKLLKYLEVQTPMQSHHMHNEHKTVDHIVSRIKAGETIALISDAGTPAISDPGFLLTRACVEAGIEVDCLPGATAFVPALVNSGLPNDKFVFEGFLPVKKGRQTRLKILAEETRTMIFYESPHKLLKTLGHFQEYFGEDRRLSVSREITKMHEETVRGSIPEVHEHYTANPPKGELVVVVAGKA